Proteins encoded by one window of Antechinus flavipes isolate AdamAnt ecotype Samford, QLD, Australia chromosome 4, AdamAnt_v2, whole genome shotgun sequence:
- the MLN gene encoding promotilin isoform X2, with protein MMSSKIVATLLVMYIATMLAAQTEGFVPIFTYSDVQRMQEKERNKGQKKSLSVQQRSEEVDPMVFVNFKDEEENEMIKLTAPVEIGIRMNSRQLEKYQGILEELLTEVLLSTQNG; from the exons ATGATGTCCAGCAAGATTGTAGCTACTCTGCTTGTGATGTACATTGCAACCATGCTCGCTGCCCAGACAGAAGGGTTTGTCCCCATTTTTACCTACAGTGATGTCCAGAGAATGCAG gagaaggaaaggaataaagggcAGAAGAAATCTCTGAGTGTGCAGCAGAGATCAGAAGAGGTGGATCCTATGGTTTTTGTGAACTTTaaggatgaggaagaaaatgaaatgatcaaG CTGACTGCTCCTGTAGAAATTGGAATAAGGATGAACTCCAGGCAGCTGGAAAAATATCAGGGCATCCTGGAAGAGCTGCTGACTGAGGTGCTGCTGTCCACCCAGAATG GCTGA